In Halanaeroarchaeum sp. HSR-CO, one DNA window encodes the following:
- a CDS encoding dimethylarginine dimethylaminohydrolase family protein, with amino-acid sequence MTARDLTPSVRTEIGSLEHALVHEPGPEFKTVVDPDAWNWDGLPRQERAAEEHAGLVEVLEDHGVTVHRLETAGEVLAESLFVRDAGFAIEGGMVIGQMVEATRQGEERWLTERVVELGIPIYHTVHGPGGFEAGNMVWIDEETVAIGRSRTTNAEGIRQVRTVLETYDIDIVEVPIFGSTESTGQTHLALVFSMVDVDQALVYPQAVPDEFVSLLHDRGIETIDVPMREQRNRATSTVVIEPGTVLLPSGNPVTAEALRNSCTEVHELPMREIAKTGGGLKGLVLPLERSPL; translated from the coding sequence CGAGATCGGTTCCCTCGAGCACGCGCTCGTCCACGAACCGGGCCCGGAGTTCAAGACGGTCGTCGACCCTGACGCCTGGAACTGGGACGGGCTCCCGCGCCAGGAACGGGCCGCCGAGGAGCACGCTGGGCTGGTCGAAGTGCTCGAAGACCACGGGGTGACGGTGCACCGTCTCGAGACAGCGGGGGAGGTGCTGGCCGAATCGCTGTTCGTCCGCGACGCTGGATTCGCCATCGAAGGGGGGATGGTCATCGGCCAGATGGTCGAGGCGACCCGCCAGGGCGAGGAACGCTGGCTTACGGAACGGGTCGTGGAATTGGGTATCCCCATCTACCACACGGTCCACGGCCCCGGGGGGTTCGAGGCGGGCAACATGGTCTGGATCGACGAGGAGACCGTTGCGATCGGTCGCTCACGGACCACGAATGCCGAAGGGATTCGGCAGGTCCGCACGGTCCTCGAGACCTACGACATCGACATCGTCGAGGTCCCCATCTTCGGGAGTACCGAGTCGACGGGACAGACCCACCTCGCCCTCGTGTTCTCCATGGTCGACGTCGATCAGGCCCTCGTCTACCCACAGGCGGTCCCCGACGAGTTCGTCTCGTTGCTCCACGACCGGGGCATCGAGACGATCGATGTTCCCATGCGCGAACAGCGCAACCGGGCGACGAGCACGGTCGTCATCGAACCGGGGACCGTCTTGCTTCCGTCCGGTAACCCGGTAACCGCCGAGGCACTCCGAAACTCCTGTACCGAGGTGCACGAACTGCCGATGCGCGAGATCGCGAAGACCGGCGGTGGACTCAAAGGACTCGTCCTGCCGCTGGAACGTTCTCCTCTCTAA